A single window of Neurospora crassa OR74A linkage group VII, whole genome shotgun sequence DNA harbors:
- the wsc-1 gene encoding WSC-1, producing the protein MKSISVLVTAFAANCAIATAHQPLGSLFVRDDPPWPTIEKPAFLQNTYHGCYNDSGTLKLFTTRMNTQQMMNFGNGLEKDLGVSSGLCFQWCKDNKTTVAAMSQGDQCWCGTEYPPESAQTDIQNCDITCSGYNLEYCGGADTWSVYNLGVPKVANSKPKVSSTSAAPSSTAAAKTSSISSAVSEPTVTTTESILPDDSKKGKSNTAGIVAGTVVAVVVVLSAVGGVFLFMRRKRNKEIEDEHRRNAAVNAFVGKPPSTSDGMSMADARLDPVLVQRRLSDGSIADNQDYSRRILRVTNA; encoded by the exons ATGAAGTCGATATCGGTACTGGTAACGGCTTTCGCCGCCAACTGCGCCATTGCGACAGCGCATCAACCCTTGGGCTCACTATTCGTCAGAGACGATCCACCATGGCCGACAATTGAAAAACCCGCCTTTCTCCAAAATACCTACCACGGCTGCTACAACGATTCAGGCACCTTGAAGCTGTTCACCACACGCATGAACACTCAACAAATGATGAATTTCGGCAATGGTCTAGAGAAGGATCTCGGTGTGTCGAGTGGTCTCTGTTTTCAATGGTGTAAGGACAACAAGACGACCGTTGCCGCGATGAGTCAAGGAGATCAGTGTTGGTGCGGTACCGAATATCCGCCGGAGTCGGCCCAGACCGACATACAAAATTGCGATATCACATGCTCGGGCTATAACTTGGAGTATT GCGGTGGTGCTGATACGTGGAGCGTCTACAACTTGGGCGTTCCGAAGGTTGCGAACTCAAAGCCTAAGGTTTCGAGCACCAGCGCAGCACCAAGCTCAACTGCTGCGGCCAAGACGTCCAGCATTTCAAGCGCCGTATCCGAACCGACTGTCACCACTACTGAATCAATCTTGCCCGACGATtccaagaagggaaagagcaACACGGCCGGAATTGTGGCAGGCACTGTGGTGGCAGTCGTTGTTGTCTTGTCCGCGGTTGGGGGTGTCTTCCTCTTTATGCGTCGCAAGCGGAACAAGGAGATTGAGGATGAGCATCGACGCAACGCTGCCGTCAATGCTTTCGTTGGCAAGCCGCCCAGCACCAGCGATGGGATGTCCATGGCAGACGCCCGCCTCGACCCTGTCCTCGTGCAGAGGAGATTAAGTGATGGCAGTATCGCCGACAACCAAGACTACTCCAGGAGGATCCTTCGC GTTACAAATGCATGA